A genome region from Eremothecium cymbalariae DBVPG#7215 chromosome 4, complete sequence includes the following:
- the TAF11 gene encoding TATA-binding protein-associated factor TAF11 (similar to Ashbya gossypii ADR179C), whose amino-acid sequence MAETHGPLDKIPMENYPPQVTYANYMAIKHMIDQVINEDQEYVNWKLKNHRTGGTMDKYLNTYLKTADEETQSEEYEKHPRKKRKFGEVNEVPKDMKFPRDIYEEYIQELPRPRELDQQEVKKLFVDHLDEEQMNRYEVFKRTSLAKNQVKKISGIVTNQTVAANVNLLLGGIGKIFVGEVVEKAIDVKLKWLMGLMANRFYDRRVIGNKLKKHLKKLTLLVETEESIDDSVDEQESDTYYDDDKGEVVFVQMSNKLLKSTKNTEEIRRGIIKQYNELVTQFNAVDVSVEKYMNSPLLPEHIREAWRLYRLENDTVSSAQWRTQGEGNGLLFR is encoded by the coding sequence ATGGCAGAAACGCATGGACCATTAGATAAGATTCCAATGGAAAATTATCCACCTCAAGTCACGTATGCAAACTATATGGCGATCAAACACATGATTGATCAAGTTATAAATGAAGATCAGGAATACGTTAATtggaagttgaagaatcaCCGTACAGGAGGTACAATGGATAAGTACTTGAATACATATTTAAAGACAGCTGATGAAGAAACTCAATCTGAAGAATATGAGAAACACCCTCGGAAGAAACGTAAATTTGGAGAGGTTAATGAAGTTCCAAAAGATATGAAGTTTCCGCGTGACATATATGAAGAGTATATTCAAGAGCTACCAAGACCAAGGGAGCTAGATCAACAAGAGGTTAAGAAGCTCTTTGTAGATCATTTGGATGAAGAACAGATGAACCGTTATGAGGTTTTTAAGAGAACTTCGTTAGCAAAAAACCAAGTAAAGAAAATCTCAGGTATAGTAACGAACCAAACAGTTGCTGCAAATGTCAATTTACTTCTGGGAGGTATTGGAAAGATTTTTGTTGgggaagttgttgaaaaagcCATTGATGTAAAACTAAAGTGGTTAATGGGGCTAATGGCGAACAGGTTTTATGATCGGAGAGTTATCGGGaacaaattgaagaagcacCTGAAGAAATTGACGCTTTTGGTGGAAACTGAAGAGAGCATAGACGATAGTGTCGATGAACAGGAGAGTGATACTTATTACGATGATGACAAGGGCGAAGTTGTGTTTGTACAGATGAGCAACAAGCTCTTGAAAAGTACCAAGAATACAGAAGAAATAAGACGAGGCATTATCAAACAATACAATGAGCTGGTCACCCAGTTTAATGCGGTAGATGTAAGCGTAGAAAAGTATATGAATAGTCCCCTTCTTCCCGAACATATTCGGGAAGCTTGGAGGTTGTACCGGTTGGAAAATGATACTGTGTCCAGTGCCCAATGGAGGACACAAGGTGAAGGTAATGGCTTGCTCTTTAGATAA
- the UBX2 gene encoding Ubx2p (similar to Ashbya gossypii ADR182W): MPIVYNGNQEFHLQHSEEEKLNQFQTITSFPEDELPLIIKLLQNHSWHLEPALSRYFDGDWKENLNATAGPSRAEEDDFTHITPNMATQHVVPFLAADRNFIPSLPIVSRLPQDYKEKFQIVGLQSNRSSLDTNPILLVVMLLPSLIVKLGVDIFSFIWNLISFGFGDNNANGVQKFTRFPSKIQEPVRPVSDDITAVLGPESNELLTLASKLSFNELWEDCERKFKFMLIIFLGNLVGEDSDLGSQRFLKNIIADESTISYFNENKQNLEIYFGSSHDRETWYVGKHLDVRYTPECYLVANVLNANGSFNGATRMSLLGKIRLTSLRRFQRSLRMHMDKYSAELIISRNEREELELARKLKESQDQAFEESLRQDQIKEEKRRIEAEQLKLAKLLEEETEYRRKIQATARNLFWLNTTVTNLDCRSTNHEKDDKQAVLQIRTSDGKRIIKKFPGRTNLRQLYLDVGCHLYLQETSNDATEIQSKLVELINSLAADSSVLCFKDSCEMNLNTIEEIKATINEELTKLDDIDKPGNLQIAEYIDFELVSPFPRFKIPFDDELLIQDISKIWPNGSLLVEYVEQEQLDSLSDD, from the coding sequence atgCCTATTGTCTATAACGGTAATCAAGAGTTCCATCTGCAACATTCTGAGGAGGAGAAATTGAATCAGTTCCAAACCATTACTTCGTTTCCTGAAGATGAATTACCGTTAATAATTAAACTTCTACAAAACCATTCATGGCATTTGGAACCTGCTTTGAGTCGATACTTCGATGGTGATTGGAAGGAAAATTTGAATGCTACAGCAGGTCCTAGTCGTGCTGAAGAGGATGACTTTACACACATAACGCCAAATATGGCGACACAGCATGTTGTACCATTTTTGGCAGCGGACAGAAACTTTATCCCATCCTTGCCGATAGTGAGCCGATTGCCCCAAGATTATAAGGAGAAGTTTCAGATTGTTGGACTGCAGTCAAATAGAAGTAGTCTTGATACAAATCCTATACTTCTTGTAGTTATGCTGCTACCTAGTCTAATCGTGAAGCTTGGTGtggatattttttcatttatatGGAATTTGATATCATTTGGTTTTGGGGATAACAATGCCAATGGTGTTCAAAAGTTTACCAGATTCCCAAGTAAAATTCAGGAGCCTGTAAGACCTGTTTCGGACGATATAACTGCCGTTCTTGGTCCAGAATCAAACGAGTTATTGACATTGGCAAGCAAGTTGTCCTTTAATGAGTTGTGGGAAGATTGCGAGAGGAAGTTCAAGTTCATGCTGATCATTTTCCTTGGAAATTTAGTTGGAGAAGATTCAGACTTAGGCTCTCAACGGTTTCTAAAGAATATTATAGCAGATGAGTCTACTATATCCTATTTTAACGAAAACAAGCAGAACttggaaatatattttggtTCGTCGCATGATAGGGAAACGTGGTATGTTGGGAAACACTTAGATGTAAGGTATACCCCAGAATGCTATTTGGTGGCAAATGTTCTAAACGCCAACGGGTCCTTTAACGGAGCCACTAGGATGTCATTATTGGGTAAAATCAGACTAACCTCCCTCAGGAGGTTTCAAAGGTCATTGCGCATGCACATGGATAAATATTCTGCAGAACTCATCATCAGCCGTAATGAGAGGGAGGAACTTGAGTTGGCCAGAAAGCTCAAAGAATCACAGGATCAGGCCTTTGAAGAATCATTAAGGCAGGACCAAATAAAGGAAGAAAAACGGCGTATCGAAGCGGAACAACTAAAGCTAGCTAAGTTACTGGAAGAAGAGACTGAATATAGAAGAAAGATACAAGCTACAGCCCGCAACTTGTTCTGGTTGAATACTACTGTTACAAACCTTGATTGCAGAAGTACTAATCATGAGAAGGATGATAAGCAGGCAGTATTGCAAATTCGAACATCAGATGGAAAACgcatcatcaaaaaatttCCAGGTCGTACAAACTTGCGCCAACTATATTTGGATGTTGGATGCCATTTGTACCTACAGGAAACGAGTAACGATGCAACCGAAATACAATCAAAATTGGTTGAACTTATCAACAGTTTAGCAGCCGACAGCTCAGTACTTTGTTTTAAAGACAGTTGCGAAATGAATCTTAACACTATAGAGGAAATCAAGGCAACAAtcaatgaagaattaaCCAAGTTGGATGATATAGACAAACCGGGAAACCTTCAGATAGCAGAATATATCGATTTTGAACTAGTTTCACCATTCCCAAGATTCAAGATCCCctttgatgatgaattactTATTCaagatatatcaaaaatttggcCCAATGGTAGCTTACTAGTAGAATATGTGgaacaagaacaattaGATTCACTGAGTGACGATTAG
- the GPI17 gene encoding GPI-anchor transamidase GPI17 (similar to Ashbya gossypii ADR180C) — translation MSNIRLRRATAVWFLALYLLIGVPVWYKLTTIHRAPLPAEYIESLYKGNNHDVHMVIPVYIMSKTFKFPDLHDAVQLQVNHMLQNKERYVNWSLQVLPYPEDGSVDLHNEYVVILENDESPGFVIPSDGRKTILFHNLDNVLHNDLPFFVSQSLVEHTFQLEWNRLNKKYTSGVDSNRVKNMAIEYNPNVHLSISLLSGDGNPVSWEIEHVALKYLTPLRQFLSPLVNFTIDTNIIYFNDLNLHHLKNRSLLSQQDLSQTIDLSELSSANYYEEQNCLHLAIVFPSNSTGSLPFINSDKHWNSFLVPQWGTLIINDEPLPENPYLSEDYLAPVMHKFSNELLQLLGFTEDSEGLSSPVITLDSFKRLTILNNLNHSINTLWSLVKMTSNLPQMTIPIDVLTNVKDALDLRLETIEMLNNPAKQNSHEVWNDALIKSNKLVYLCEKAFFHKEMVQQMFLPQEHKVAVYLPLLGPISIVTIAGFLKIWREQDSESDDDTSTEEGASKEKMQ, via the coding sequence ATGTCAAATATACGTTTACGTCGAGCTACTGCTGTCTGGTTTTTAGCTTTATATCTACTGATAGGGGTGCCAGTATGGTACAAGTTAACTACTATCCATAGAGCACCATTACCTGcagaatatattgaaagCCTATATAAGGGCAATAACCATGATGTTCATATGGTGATACCGGTGTATATTATGTCGaaaacttttaaatttCCTGATCTACATGATGCTGTTCAATTGCAGGTTAATCATATGTTGCAAAACAAGGAACGGTATGTAAACTGGTCATTACAGGTGCTGCCATACCCTGAGGATGGATCTGTTGATCTTCATAACGAGTATGTGGTTATATTAGAGAATGATGAATCACCTGGATTCGTTATTCCCTCTGATGGAAGGAAgactattttatttcacAACCTAGACAATGTGTTGCATAACGACTTGCCGTTTTTTGTTTCCCAGAGCCTAGTTGAGCATACTTTTCAGTTGGAATGGAACCGGCTGAACAAAAAGTATACTTCTGGTGTGGATTCGAATCGGGTCAAGAATATGGCTATTGAATACAATCCTAATGTGCATTTGTCTATAAGTTTGCTTTCTGGTGATGGTAATCCTGTTTCTTGGGAGATTGAACATGTGGCGTTGAAGTACTTAACACCCTTGAGGCAATTCTTGTCCCCACTTGTCAATTTCACGATTGACACCAATATCATCTACTTTAACGATTTAAATCTACATCATTTAAAGAATAGATCTTTGTTATCCCAGCAAGACTTGAGCCAAACCATTGACTTGTCCGAGTTATCGTCTGCCAACTATTATGAAGAGCAAAATTGTTTACATCTAGCGATTGTATTTCCATCAAATAGTACAGGTTCCCTACCATTTATTAACTCTGATAAACATTGGAACTCGTTTCTGGTTCCACAATGGGGTACTTTGATAATTAACGATGAACCGCTACCTGAGAATCCTTATTTAAGCGAAGACTACTTAGCTCCTGTAATGCacaaattttcaaatgaaCTTTTGCAACTTTTAGGTTTTACTGAGGATTCTGAAGGTTTATCTTCTCCTGTGATTACTCTCGACTCCTTCAAGAGATTAACTATTTTGAACAATTTAAATCATAGCATCAACACACTGTGGTCATTGGTCAAAATGACTTCAAATTTACCTCAGATGACTATACCGATAGACGTATTGACAAACGTTAAGGATGCATTAGATCTAAGGTTGGAAACAATTGAAATGCTAAATAACCCCGCTAAACAAAACTCCCATGAAGTTTGGAACGATGCGTTGATCAAAAGTAACAAATTAGTTTACCTGTGTGAAAAAGCCTTTTTCCACAAGGAAATGGTCCAGCAAATGTTCTTACCTCAAGAACATAAAGTTGCTGTGTATCTACCTCTGCTAGGTCCAATTAGTATTGTAACCATCGCTGGCTTCTTGAAGATCTGGAGAGAGCAGGATTCTGAATCCGATGATGATACGTCAACTGAAGAAGGAGCatctaaagaaaaaatgCAATAA